In Nicotiana tabacum cultivar K326 chromosome 2, ASM71507v2, whole genome shotgun sequence, the following proteins share a genomic window:
- the LOC107786522 gene encoding ubiquitin-activating enzyme E1 1-like (The RefSeq protein has 5 substitutions compared to this genomic sequence): MLPVKRTVEVGGENDDVSVDPLTKKHKATAAASGDSSTVTMGGTGSATTGDVNTNGNATNGKSPIDARNSPDIDEDLHSRQLAVYGRETMRRLFASNVLVSGLQGLGAEIAKNLILAGVKSVTLHDEGNVELWDLSSNFIFTEEDVGKNRALASIQKLQELNNAVIISTLTDALTKEQLSNFQAVVFTDISLEKAVEFDDYCHKHQPPIAFIKAEVRGLFGSVFCDFGPEFTVADVDGEDPHTGIIASISNDNPALVGCIDDERLEFEDGDLVIFSEVRGMTELNDGKPRKIKNARPYSFTIEEDTSNYAAYERGGIVTQVKEPKVLKFKPLREAIKDPGDFLLSDFSKFDRPPILHLAFQALDRFVSESGRFPLAGSEEDAQRLISFVTDLNNSLSDGKLEEIDQKLLRNFAFGARAVLNPMAAMFGGIVGQEVVKACSGKFHPLYQFFYFDSVESLPTAPLDXNDLKPLNSRYDAQISVFGNKLQKKLEEAKVFVVGSGALGCEFLKNLALMGVCCGDKGKLTITDDDVIEKSNLSRQFLFRDWNIGQAKSTVAAAAASLINPRIHIEALQNRASPETESVFDDTFWENLSVVINALDNVNARLYIDQRCLYFQKPLLESGTLGAKCNTQMVIPHLTENYGASRDPPEKQAPMCTVHSFPHNIDHCLTWARSEFEGLLEKTPTEVNAYLINPSDYISAMQKAGDAQARDTLDRVLECLDKERCDTFQDCITWARLRFEDYFADRVKQLTFTFPEEATTSSGAPFWSAPKRFPRPLQFSVDDASHLQFLLAASILRAETFGILIPDWVKSPQKLAEAVDKVIVPDFQPKKDVKIVTDEKATSMAASSIDDAAVINELVVKLETCRQELPSGYKMNPIQFEKDDDTNYHMDLIAGLANMRARNYSIPEVDKLKAKFIAGRIIPAIATSTAMATGLVCLELYKVLDGGHKVEDYRNTFANLALPLFSMAEPVPPKVVKHQDMNWTVWDRWILKDNPTLRELLQWLQNKGLNAYSISYGSCLLYNSMFPKHKERMDRKLVDLAREVAKADLPPYRKHFDVVVACEDEEDNDVDIPQMSIYFR; encoded by the exons ATGCTTCCTGTGAAGAGGACAGTTGAAGTCGGAGGAGAAAACGACGACGTTTCAGTGGATCCTTTGACGAAGAAGCACAAGGCCACCGCCGCCGCTTCTGGTGATTCATCGACGGTGACTATGGGAGGTACTGGTTCTGCTACTACTGGTGATGTTAACACTAACGGCAACGCGACTAACGGCAAATCTCCGATCGATGCGCGTAACTCTCCTGATATCGATGAGGATCTTCACAGCCGTCAACTCGCCGTTTATGGCCGTGAAACTATGCGTCGACTTTTTGCATCTAATGTACTCGTCTCTGGCTTGCAAGGCCTTGGCGCTGAAATCG CAAAGAACCTTATTCTTGCGGGTGTGAAATCCGTTACTTTGCACGACGAAGGAAATGTGGAATTGTGGGATCTATCTAGCAATTTTATTTTTACAGAGGAGGATGTTGGGAAGAATAGGGCACTTGCTTCTATCCAGAAGTTGCAAGAGCTAAACAATGCTGTCATTATCTCTACTTTGACGGATGCTTTGACTAAAGAACAACTCTCCAATTTTCAG GCTGTTGTATTTACAGATATCAGCTTAGAGAAGGCAGTTGAATTTGATGATTACTGTCATAAGCACCAGCCTCCAATTGCTTTCATCAAAGCTGAAGTTCGAGGCCTTTTTGGTAGCGTGTTTTGTGACTTTGGCCCTGAATTTACAATTGCTGATGTTGATGGTGAGGATCCCCACACCGGAATAATTGCGTCTATTAGCAATGACAACCCTGCTCTTGTGGGGTGTATTGATGATGAGAGGCTCGAGTTTCAGGACGGGGACTTGGTTATATTTTCTGAAGTGCGGGGCATGACAGAACTGAATGATGGGAAgcctagaaaaataaaaaatgcgaGGCCATATTCATTTACTATTGAAGAGGACACTTCAAATTATGCAGCATATGAAAGAGGGGGTATTGTCACTCAGGTCAAGGAACCTAAAGTGTTAAAATTCAAGCCACTGCGAGAAGCAATTAAGGATCCTGGTGACTTTCTTCTGAGTGACTTCTCTAAGTTTGACCGCCCACCTATTTTACACTTGGCCTTCCAGGCACTAGATAGGTTTGTGTCTGAATCAGGACGTTTCCCTCTTGCTGGATCTGAGGAAGATGCTCAGAGGCTAATATCATTTGTGACTGACCTGAACAATAGTCTCTCTGATGGAAAACTAGAGGAGATTGACCAGAAACTTCTTCGGAATTTTGCATTCGGTGCAAGGGCTGTGCTAAACCCAATGGCTGCTATGTTTGGTGGTATTGTTGGGCAAGAAGTTGTGAAGGCTTGCTCTGGGAAGTTCCATCCACTTTACCAG TTTTTCTACTTTGACTCTGTTGAATCTCTTCCAACCGCACCCTTGGATCCAAATGATTTGAAGCCCTTGAATAGTCGTTATGATGCTCAAATCTCAGTCTTTGGAAACAAGCTACAGAAGAAGCTGGAAGAGGCAAAAGCTTTTGTTGTTGGGTCTGGTGCGCTTGGGTGTGAGTTCTTGAAGAATTTAGCTCTCATGGGGGTTTGTTGTGGTGATAAAGGGAAGCTAACAATTACAGATGATGATGTCATTGAGAAGAGCAATCTTAGTAGACAATTTCTCTTCCGTGACTGGAACATTGGGCAAGCCAAGTCTACTGTTGCTGCTGCAGCTGCTTCTTTGATCAATCCTCGCATTCACATTGAAGCACTGCAAAACCGTGCAAGCCCTGAAACAGAAAGTGTATTCGATGATACATTCTGGGAGAATTTGAGTGTTGTGATCAATGCACTCGATAATGTGAATGCCAGGCTTTACATTGATCAGAGATGTTTgtattttcaaaaaccattattggAGTCTGGAACCCTGGGTGCCAAGTGCAACACTCAGATGGTAATTCCTCACCTTACAGAGAATTATGGTGCGTCGAGGGATCCACCAGAAAAACAGGCACCTATGTGTACAGTTCACTCTTTCCCACACAACATCGACCATTGCTTAACATGGGCACGGTCAGAATTTGAGGGTTTGCTTGAGAAGACGCCAACTGAGGTTAATGCTTATCTGATCAATCCTAGTGACTACATATCTGCTATGCAAAAGGCTGGTGATGCACAGGCCAGGGACACTTTGGATCGTGTTCTTGAATGCCTCGACAAGGAGAGATGTGATACATTTCAAGACTGCATAACTTGGGCTCGCCTGAG GTTTGAAGATTACTTTGCAGACCGTGTGAAGCAGTTGACATTTACTTTTCCTGAGGAGGCTACTACTAGTAGTGGTGCCCCATTTTGGTCTGCACCAAAGCGTTTCCCTCGGCCATTGCAATTTTCTGTTGACGATGCCAGTCACCTTCAGTTTCTACTGGCAGCCTCAATATTACGAGCAGAAACATTTGGCATACTCATTCCAGATTGGGTTAAGTCTCCTCAAAAGTTAGCTGAAGCTGTTGATAAAGTGATTGTCCCCGATTTCCAGCCAAAGAAAGATGTGAAGATTGTGACAGATGAGAAAGCAACCAGCATGGCGGCTTCATCCATTGATGATGCTGCAGTCATTAATGAGTTGGTGATGAAGCTGGAAACGTGTCGTCAGGAATTGCCTTCAGGTTACAAGATGAACCCCATTCAATTTGAGAAG GACGATGACACCAACTATCATATGGACCTTATCGCTGGACTTGCAAACATGAGGGCTAGAAACTATAGCATCCCTGAAGTGGATAAACTGAAGGCCAAATTCATAGCAGGGAGAATCATTCCAGCTATTGCTACTTCCACTGCTATGGCCACAGGTCTTGTTTGTCTAGAGCTTTATAAGGTTTTGGATGGAGGTCATAAGGTGGAGGATTATCGCAACACTTTCGCCAACTTGGCTCTTCCTTTATTTTCCATGGCTGAACCAGTTCCACCAAAGGTGGTCAAACATCAAGACATGAACTGGACTGTGTGGGACAGGTGGATTTTGAAAGATAATCCAACTTTGAGGGAGCTTCTTCAGTGGCTTCAAAACAAAGGTCTGAACGCTTATAGCATCTCTTATGGGAGCTGCTTACTTTATAACAGCATGTTCCCTAAGCATAAAGAGCGGATGGATCGGAAGTTGGTAGATCTGGCCAGGGAAGTGGCCAAGGCAGATTTGCCTCCATACAGGAAACATTTTGATGTGGTAGTGGCTTGTGAGGATGAGGAAGATAACGATGTTGATATCCCTCAAATGTCCATTTACTTCAGGTAG
- the LOC107786522 gene encoding ubiquitin-activating enzyme E1 1-like isoform X1, translated as MLPVKRTVEVGGENDDVSVDPLTKKHKATAAASGDSSTVTMGGTGSATTGDVNTNGNATNGKSPIDARNSPDIDEDLHSRQLAVYGRETMRRLFASNVLVSGLQGLGAEIAKNLILAGVKSVTLHDEGNVELWDLSSNFIFTEEDVGKNRALASIQKLQELNNAVIISTLTDALTKEQLSNFQAVVFTDISLEKAVEFDDYCHKHQPPIAFIKAEVRGLFGSVFCDFGPEFTIADVDGEDPHTGIIASISNDNPALVGCIDDERLEFQDGDLVIFSEVRGMTELNDGKPRKIKNARPYSFTIEEDTSNYAAYERGGIVTQVKEPKVLKFKPLREAIKDPGDFLLSDFSKFDRPPILHLAFQALDRFVSESGRFPLAGSEEDAQRLISFVTDLNNSLSDGKLEEIDQKLLRNFAFGARAVLNPMAAMFGGIVGQEVVKACSGKFHPLYQFFYFDSVESLPTAPLDPNDLKPLNSRYDAQISVFGNKLQKKLEEAKAFVVGSGALGCEFLKNLALMGVCCGDKGKLTITDDDVIEKSNLSRQFLFRDWNIGQAKSTVAAAAASLINPRIHIEALQNRASPETESVFDDTFWENLSVVINALDNVNARLYIDQRCLYFQKPLLESGTLGAKCNTQMVIPHLTENYGASRDPPEKQAPMCTVHSFPHNIDHCLTWARSEFEGLLEKTPTEVNAYLINPSDYISAMQKAGDAQARDTLDRVLECLDKERCDTFQDCITWARLRFEDYFADRVKQLTFTFPEEATTSSGAPFWSAPKRFPRPLQFSVDDASHLQFLLAASILRAETFGILIPDWVKSPQKLAEAVDKVIVPDFQPKKDVKIVTDEKATSMAASSIDDAAVINELVMKLETCRQELPSGYKMNPIQFEKDDDTNYHMDLIAGLANMRARNYSIPEVDKLKAKFIAGRIIPAIATSTAMATGLVCLELYKVLDGGHKVEDYRNTFANLALPLFSMAEPVPPKVVKHQDMNWTVWDRWILKDNPTLRELLQWLQNKGLNAYSISYGSCLLYNSMFPKHKERMDRKLVDLAREVAKADLPPYRKHFDVVVACEDEEDNDVDIPQMSIYFR; from the exons ATGCTTCCTGTGAAGAGGACAGTTGAAGTCGGAGGAGAAAACGACGACGTTTCAGTGGATCCTTTGACGAAGAAGCACAAGGCCACCGCCGCCGCTTCTGGTGATTCATCGACGGTGACTATGGGAGGTACTGGTTCTGCTACTACTGGTGATGTTAACACTAACGGCAACGCGACTAACGGCAAATCTCCGATCGATGCGCGTAACTCTCCTGATATCGATGAGGATCTTCACAGCCGTCAACTCGCCGTTTATGGCCGTGAAACTATGCGTCGACTTTTTGCATCTAATGTACTCGTCTCTGGCTTGCAAGGCCTTGGCGCTGAAATCG CAAAGAACCTTATTCTTGCGGGTGTGAAATCCGTTACTTTGCACGACGAAGGAAATGTGGAATTGTGGGATCTATCTAGCAATTTTATTTTTACAGAGGAGGATGTTGGGAAGAATAGGGCACTTGCTTCTATCCAGAAGTTGCAAGAGCTAAACAATGCTGTCATTATCTCTACTTTGACGGATGCTTTGACTAAAGAACAACTCTCCAATTTTCAG GCTGTTGTATTTACAGATATCAGCTTAGAGAAGGCAGTTGAATTTGATGATTACTGTCATAAGCACCAGCCTCCAATTGCTTTCATCAAAGCTGAAGTTCGAGGCCTTTTTGGTAGCGTGTTTTGTGACTTTGGCCCTGAATTTACAATTGCTGATGTTGATGGTGAGGATCCCCACACCGGAATAATTGCGTCTATTAGCAATGACAACCCTGCTCTTGTGGGGTGTATTGATGATGAGAGGCTCGAGTTTCAGGACGGGGACTTGGTTATATTTTCTGAAGTGCGGGGCATGACAGAACTGAATGATGGGAAgcctagaaaaataaaaaatgcgaGGCCATATTCATTTACTATTGAAGAGGACACTTCAAATTATGCAGCATATGAAAGAGGGGGTATTGTCACTCAGGTCAAGGAACCTAAAGTGTTAAAATTCAAGCCACTGCGAGAAGCAATTAAGGATCCTGGTGACTTTCTTCTGAGTGACTTCTCTAAGTTTGACCGCCCACCTATTTTACACTTGGCCTTCCAGGCACTAGATAGGTTTGTGTCTGAATCAGGACGTTTCCCTCTTGCTGGATCTGAGGAAGATGCTCAGAGGCTAATATCATTTGTGACTGACCTGAACAATAGTCTCTCTGATGGAAAACTAGAGGAGATTGACCAGAAACTTCTTCGGAATTTTGCATTCGGTGCAAGGGCTGTGCTAAACCCAATGGCTGCTATGTTTGGTGGTATTGTTGGGCAAGAAGTTGTGAAGGCTTGCTCTGGGAAGTTCCATCCACTTTACCAG TTTTTCTACTTTGACTCTGTTGAATCTCTTCCAACCGCACCCTTGGATCCAAATGATTTGAAGCCCTTGAATAGTCGTTATGATGCTCAAATCTCAGTCTTTGGAAACAAGCTACAGAAGAAGCTGGAAGAGGCAAAAGCTTTTGTTGTTGGGTCTGGTGCGCTTGGGTGTGAGTTCTTGAAGAATTTAGCTCTCATGGGGGTTTGTTGTGGTGATAAAGGGAAGCTAACAATTACAGATGATGATGTCATTGAGAAGAGCAATCTTAGTAGACAATTTCTCTTCCGTGACTGGAACATTGGGCAAGCCAAGTCTACTGTTGCTGCTGCAGCTGCTTCTTTGATCAATCCTCGCATTCACATTGAAGCACTGCAAAACCGTGCAAGCCCTGAAACAGAAAGTGTATTCGATGATACATTCTGGGAGAATTTGAGTGTTGTGATCAATGCACTCGATAATGTGAATGCCAGGCTTTACATTGATCAGAGATGTTTgtattttcaaaaaccattattggAGTCTGGAACCCTGGGTGCCAAGTGCAACACTCAGATGGTAATTCCTCACCTTACAGAGAATTATGGTGCGTCGAGGGATCCACCAGAAAAACAGGCACCTATGTGTACAGTTCACTCTTTCCCACACAACATCGACCATTGCTTAACATGGGCACGGTCAGAATTTGAGGGTTTGCTTGAGAAGACGCCAACTGAGGTTAATGCTTATCTGATCAATCCTAGTGACTACATATCTGCTATGCAAAAGGCTGGTGATGCACAGGCCAGGGACACTTTGGATCGTGTTCTTGAATGCCTCGACAAGGAGAGATGTGATACATTTCAAGACTGCATAACTTGGGCTCGCCTGAG GTTTGAAGATTACTTTGCAGACCGTGTGAAGCAGTTGACATTTACTTTTCCTGAGGAGGCTACTACTAGTAGTGGTGCCCCATTTTGGTCTGCACCAAAGCGTTTCCCTCGGCCATTGCAATTTTCTGTTGACGATGCCAGTCACCTTCAGTTTCTACTGGCAGCCTCAATATTACGAGCAGAAACATTTGGCATACTCATTCCAGATTGGGTTAAGTCTCCTCAAAAGTTAGCTGAAGCTGTTGATAAAGTGATTGTCCCCGATTTCCAGCCAAAGAAAGATGTGAAGATTGTGACAGATGAGAAAGCAACCAGCATGGCGGCTTCATCCATTGATGATGCTGCAGTCATTAATGAGTTGGTGATGAAGCTGGAAACGTGTCGTCAGGAATTGCCTTCAGGTTACAAGATGAACCCCATTCAATTTGAGAAG GACGATGACACCAACTATCATATGGACCTTATCGCTGGACTTGCAAACATGAGGGCTAGAAACTATAGCATCCCTGAAGTGGATAAACTGAAGGCCAAATTCATAGCAGGGAGAATCATTCCAGCTATTGCTACTTCCACTGCTATGGCCACAGGTCTTGTTTGTCTAGAGCTTTATAAGGTTTTGGATGGAGGTCATAAGGTGGAGGATTATCGCAACACTTTCGCCAACTTGGCTCTTCCTTTATTTTCCATGGCTGAACCAGTTCCACCAAAGGTGGTCAAACATCAAGACATGAACTGGACTGTGTGGGACAGGTGGATTTTGAAAGATAATCCAACTTTGAGGGAGCTTCTTCAGTGGCTTCAAAACAAAGGTCTGAACGCTTATAGCATCTCTTATGGGAGCTGCTTACTTTATAACAGCATGTTCCCTAAGCATAAAGAGCGGATGGATCGGAAGTTGGTAGATCTGGCCAGGGAAGTGGCCAAGGCAGATTTGCCTCCATACAGGAAACATTTTGATGTGGTAGTGGCTTGTGAGGATGAGGAAGATAACGATGTTGATATCCCTCAAATGTCCATTTACTTCAGGTAG
- the LOC107786443 gene encoding protein NODULATION SIGNALING PATHWAY 2-like: MMQSELLHNSWSSTFPQTEFCAIQIDPYESHKYGVSDSSINSKDQDSSGITFSDFTSLFPDDVFTDLSMDDLEFDDVCIWLNDSESEGNENMNISISCEMQKDGDLWSPAISGVSSEPSIAIPLTNSAISLVIPGNSKEMDTQMSLHHLLAAYGEAMENGHKELSEVIIRSIKGKINPLGESLERVASNLFSRIADQEDYLKQESSKNLEVAFKAFYQIFPIGKFAHFAANSAIMESIPDDAETIHIVDFDMGEGIQWPPIIEAMCQRRKALKLTSIKKTEEESTSDQWRFEEIKRRLLDYAKPFGLRLQIEEMTVEELAGEMRRMKKRNEWLVFNCMFRLPHMGKTKCRIHALEFLKLAKELLLANSSTHRGLVTFGDGEAMDNSHNTNTFSGFFNKNLIYYQLIFESLELYFPAYLAEARLAMESLFLAPQVCSFSWFHNWEEMTSTSDSCGETGLQGKKISKENLLQAKVLVNERETPLNVRIEEQRQHEMVLEWKGTPLVRVSTWM, encoded by the coding sequence ATGATGCAATCAGAGCTTCTTCACAACTCATGGTCTTCCACTTTCCCTCAAACTGAATTTTGTGCTATCCAAATTGATCCCTATGAAAGTCATAAGTATGGTGTTTCTGATTCTTCAATCAACTCCAAGGATCAAGACTCCTCTGGGATTACCTTCTCAGACTTCACATCCCTTTTTCCTGATGATGTTTTTACTGATCTTTCGATGGATGATTTGGAGTTTGATGATGTTTGCATATGGTTAAATGATAGTGAAAGTGAAGGAaatgaaaatatgaatatctcaaTCTCTTGTGAGATGCAAAAGGATGGAGATTTATGGAGTCCTGCTATTTCAGGAGTATCCAGTGAGCCCTCAATTGCAATACCATTGACAAATAGTGCCATTTCACTTGTAATTCCAGGAAATAGTAAAGAAATGGATACTCAAATGAGCCTTCATCATTTATTAGCAGCTTATGGAGAGGCCATGGAAAATGGTCACAAGGAACTATCAGAAGTGATCATAAGAAgcataaaaggaaaaataaatccTTTAGGCGAATCGTTGGAACGCGTTGCATCCAATTTGTTCTCGCGGATAGCAGATCAAGAAGATTACTTAAAACAAGAATCAAGCAAGAATCTTGAAGTAGCATTTAAGGCTTTCTACCAGATTTTCCCAATAGGGAAATTTGCTCATTTTGCTGCTAACTCAGCAATAATGGAATCCATTCCAGATGATGCAGAAACTATTCACATAGTGGATTTTGACATGGGAGAAGGGATTCAATGGCCTCCAATTATTGAAGCCATGTGTCAAAgaagaaaggctttgaaattaACATCCATAAAGAAAACAGAGGAAGAATCAACCAGTGATCAGTGGAGATTTGAGGAGATTAAAAGAAGACTTCTTGATTATGCAAAGCCTTTTGGCCTAAGATTACAAATTGAGGAGATGACAGTTGAAGAGTTGGCAGGTGAAAtgagaagaatgaaaaaaaggAATGAATGGTTGGTTTTCAATTGTATGTTTAGACTCCCACACATGGGAAAAACAAAGTGCAGAATCCATGCCTTGGAATTTCTAAAACTAGCTAAGGAATTGTTACTAGCCAATTCTTCAACTCACAGAGGACTTGTCACTTTTGGTGATGGAGAAGCAATGGACAATAGTCACAATACTAATACTTTCTCTGGATTCTTCAACAAGAATTTGATATATTACCAGTTGATTTTCGAGTCGTTGGAGTTGTATTTTCCAGCTTATCTTGCAGAAGCAAGACTTGCCATGGAATCCCTTTTTCTAGCACCTCAAGTCTGCTCATTTTCTTGGTTTCACAACTGGGAAGAGATGACAAGTACTTCTGATTCTTGTGGAGAAACTGGATTGCAAGGCAAGAAAATAAGCAAAGAGAACTTGTTACAAGCCAAGGTATTGGTCAATGAAAGAGAAACTCCATTAAATGTGAGGATTGAAGAACAAAGGCAACATGAAATGGTCTTGGAATGGAAAGGGACACCATTGGTGAGAGTTTCAACTTGGATGTAG